The genomic interval aggctggaatgggttaaaatggattttacctCATGCAAAATTGAAGCTGCACTGTTGTTCAACCATCACCTGTTgtccagcagtgctctggcagcTGATTTTGGTACTACGAGGATGGTCAGTAGCAATTTTGCATgtggtaaaatctgttttaacCAATTCCCATGCCCAGGTCAGTGTTAAACTTCCATGCTATAAACTCCTTATCTGACACTCAAGCTCCTTTACTAAACTGGCTCTCATCTGCttatctattttgttgttgtgtgccttcaagtcgtttccaatctatggcagccctaaggtgaacttatcatggggttttcttggcaagatttgttcagaagggccttttttgccttcctctgaggctaagaaagtgtgacttgtttaaggttacccagtgggtttccatggctgagaggaaatttgaaccctggtctccagagttgtagtccattgctcaaaccaatacaccatgttGGCTTAGTTTACCTATCTAGTTCTAAACTGATCTAGCAGAGCTGTTTCAAGTCGATATGCTGTCTGCTTGTTCTCTTGTAAGATAAGTATTATTTATAAGTAGTCTAGACAAAGACATCTATTAGTGTGATAGCAATAATGAAGGTTTACAAAATTTGTACCTGACAGTCCCTTCATTATAATGAAAACACTTTTATAAATATGCGGTATAAATCTACTTTATACCTGAGACCTTAATACCACTGAGTACTGTATTTGAAGGAGTGGGTTTCTATCTACAAAAGATCATGttagtgttaaaaatcatactgaagaggggaaaaaaaattaacagtggGCCTGCACTTTGTGAAGATGTTGTGAGTGTTGGTCtgagtatgatttttaacaccttggcctgatgaagaagccagtggagcttcgaaagctcacaacatgtattttgtgcattttgaatgGTACTATAAAGGTATCacaattttgtggattttggatgttcttgtcctttgctatatggccaacacagctaccccaggTATTTTTCCTGGATGATACATGTACGTCAAGGGGATGTGGCGAGCATTTAAAGCAAGTCAGGTAAACTATAATGAATTCAGTTGTAATGTTTAACATTCATCCTGACACTCTTTAGCAACATggaaagggctgtgtgtgtgagagagagtatgTGTGGCTGTTCTGCTGAAAAGGCAGATTTTGAAGGGATTTTTGGTCATGGCATGATGAATGATCTCATAAATAGTTGCTATGACATAATATAGACTTATTGACACTGTAATTACGCAACAGTATGCCAGCTAAAATATTCACAGTAACAATTTAGTAAGTCCTCCTTTCATTATTCATATAATCTTTAATAATTATTCTGCCAAATATTATCTTTCCTTGCTTAAAATGGAGGTGAGCAACCCATGGCCTTCGAAATGTTGTGGGACTCTAACTCCTGCTATCTCTGGCAAGTGGCTGTTTTTGGAGGGACTAataggagctggagtccaacaaaatctggagggcaaaAAGTCAGTGGGCAATTAGAGAATAGgcatcagcaccttggatagctccttgacTGTTCACagcaaaatctggagcagatttgCCAGCCCACTGGCATGGGCCCCACAGCTGTCACTGCCACTGTTTCTCATTTCTTGCCTTAAAGGCTAAAAGCTAGATGTGATGATAGGAAATTTCAGATCTACTTGttagcccccccctccccccccggtGAGAAATAGTTTGAAGATGAAGCAGACATACTGCAGCCATTGCTTAAGCCAGCTGGGTCTTTCTTCAGGTCTACAAGATTCAGAGCAGGAAGAAGAGGTAGAAGAAAGAACTCCAAGCCCCGGGGAAAGGTGAAGGCTTCAATGCCTGGCACAAAGATCCTTGCATCGCTCAACAAATGATAGGGCCATGTAATCTTCAGCCTCTGCCATCTCCTGCTGGGGAGCAGCCTATTATTGATGCAGTCCCCCATCTCTTCAGACTCTTCAGACTATCAGGAACTGCAGCTTCCTGGCAATCCGGTTGTCAACACCTCCTCCTCGTCTGAGTCATTCCCCTATTTTGAAACCCACTGTCTCTGACTATTGGCTATTGTCCTCTGTTGATTGCAATGTTAAGTGGGGTTTAGGGAGCTCTCATGATCCCTAGGTACCCCCTAAATCTGCAACTGTGTAGGGATAGTGAATACGTAGCAGTTGTGAATGTTTAACTATAGGTTATGTATTAATAAATGCTCAACAGATTCTGACCAAAATTACTGATTGTTTCACAATATTGCTCTTACGGGGAGCAAACAGACCATAGGTAACCATATGAACATGTGTAATATCCTAAGTCAGACCTCGGCCGTTAGACTACAATTTATTAATGAATTGTAAGCattatttcctctctctctgtagGCTTCTATACAACAAAGCAGCTGCTGTAAGGTTGTTctactgttttttaaagattgtCATTTTTAATGTCAGATCTGCATTTGATTCTTCTTTGACCTGGAGATTGTTGGGGCCTTCAGTGCTGATGTCACAATGGGCATGGGACAGAGATGTCATTTAGGTGTATATTTCATTCCTATGTTTGTTTGTTCTCAGTCCTGTTGGTGCTAGTGTGTAATTAAGGCTGGGAGAGTTTAATTTCATTATCTACAGAATAAGCCGCTTTGGGTttcatttgggagaaaagcaggatataaaataattgattgattaattaattaatttttggcACTTTTAAATCTTGAAATTAtgtgtatgaatatatatatatatatatatatatatatatattactggaTATTAGTGTGTGCACGCCTGCAAATCctattcactttaaaaaaatagatgcgTTATGGAATTCCTGAACCTCAATTTCAAAATATTATGGGGTGATATCATCAAGGTCCACcatatatttgttattgttgttgttatttaacttcaaatcagttctgacttatgataaccctgaggcaagcctatcacaaagttttctttgcaatgtttgttcagagggggttgccattgccttcctctgcagctgagaaaatgtgacttgcccaaggaggaccagtggatttccatggccaagaagggattcagactctggtctccagactcatagtccaatactcaaactactacaccatactggaaCATGTTATGTATCTTATTAACTGAGTCTAAAAATCCAGTGCAACTAATTTTCAGTAAAGTTATGTTTTCAAAGCAAACAAATACCCTGGCCCCACCAGGGCACTATATGTTtagcaaacaaagcaaaaccctgGATCTAGTTTTAATATGAAAATACTACATTCATTTGGTAGGAGGAATTTTTTCAGTGGGTAATCCGGAGGACAGAGGCAGCTGGTGCATCTGCCACCATAAAGGTGGAGAATTTTGGATTACATTACTTCTTCTTCTACAGTTACTCAGAGTTAAAAAGGGGCTCTACTGGTGCCAAACTAGGGTCCAGCACTGACAAAGCTCCTCTTTGATGGGGAGTATCTactgcagtgatggcaaaccttttagagaccgagtgcccaaactcagtggcattcccacactgggtgtcaccgGCTGCCATGGAACCGGACCTCTGGGAGATGGACTTCCAGAGGGGTAGGAATTCCAGGGGGCTGGGCTTCTGGGGAAAAACACgcaaggaaaaatggaggacatggccaaataaaggttcaaaacaaaacattttaaaaaacccattcatataaatattaaatccatccttCTCAGCCCTGCCCAAAATGGAAAGGGAGGATAGGTCTGGGAAAGGGAGGAccacgtctggtcaccctgagtcaaAAACACTCATCTTTTCAGCCACTCAGAGTGCCATATCGGAGATataggcaaatcacattctctcggcttcagaaggaaatggcaaacccctctgaacaacttttgCTAACAAAAAACCTGTAACAGGTGTGTTGTGTTTGGGacaacagtgtggtgtagtgttggaATAAtccactgggagatcagggttcaccTCCCCATGAAGTCACAGAAAAccattggataaccttgggcaagtcacactctctcagcctcagaggatggcaatggcaatccccctctgatgaaacatgccaagaaaaccctgtaattgggtttccagaaacgacttgaaagcacacaacacacacactctcccaagtctgggaggaggtggaggaggtggaggtggtggtcCCTCAGGCTGGAAGGGGTGGTACTTCTGGTCAGAAGGGCCAAGCACCACCTCTTCTTGCCACGGCTCCATTTTCCATAGGAGAACCAGTGTGCGGCAAGGAGCTGGGCCAGCCACGCACAGCTCCCTGCCCCTCCTTCCTGTGGCCGTTGCATGCCCTCTGACATGGCTTCGCATGTCAGAGAAGGCACGTGTTCCATAGGTTCGCCAACACAGATCTACAGGATGAGTAGATACATTGTTCCTGTGCTGGTTGATTCACCAATCACTTTTGCTGTATGAGTTATTGTAGCGGGAAGACTTCAGTCTTGACAGACTTCTCCCATTGAGTTTAATGAGATCTATATGCAAGTTTGGCTATGTCCAGATATTTCTGGATTTAGTTTGTTAATTTCAGCTTCAATCTTGTGAAAGAAATACCCACAATGCAAGCTTCACTGAAATAAGCAacatttatttccaagtaaatttATTTAGGTCCAGGTAACATGCATGTGTTCTAGTGTGATGGTACTTCATCAGACAGGTCACTCTTTCCTCTGTCTGATGAAGTAGGTCTTTGCATATCAAAGCTGAGCCCTTAACTCACTTCCTGTTACCAATCAGAACCTTTTCTCTTCTTGATTTCTGCTGCAGGATAGAGAATTGCTAAAGAGTAGCATAGAGAATTGTGATTATGTGCCACTAAACTATGATTGGCATGGGACTGCACTTTCAATGGGTTCGCATCGCTTCACTACTGTGTGTACTTGTGCCAAAACCACATTGTCGCTGACTCCTCGAGTGGTGGCACTTTTCTTCTCCCCATTGTTGTAGTGATGAGTTACTGTGGCAGTGAAGGGAATCTTGGCTGTCATTTTTATGCCTTCCATTGCTACTTCACAGCTGTGGTTAGGTGGAACTTCAACTTCTACCGTTTCAGAATACGTATTAGTTTCAGTCTGCGTGAAACCATTTGTCCAGCTGTAGGATTTTTCTGATGAACCCCCCCAAGACATCCCAATGACTTCAGGTATCCCCAGTGTTGCGGTAGTGCTCACACTCGTTGAAAGGGTAATGTCGAACTCCCAGTTGTGTTCAAAAGATACAGTCTTTGATAAGGTAGTGCTCTTCTTTACTGAGGCACAGTGATTGTTGGTGACTTTTGTGAAAAACAAGGTTAGTTGTTGATTGCTGTAGGTCCCCTGCTCTATTATATACTTGACATTGCTAATCTTCTGAGATAGATAATCTTTATTAATGGTCAGGACATCATAGTTTTTATACCAGTATTCCTTTCCATCATGCCCAAGGAAGAAAGCACTGTGTTTGGTAACTACCTTTCCTAAACCATAATGATTTTTCCCCACATAGACATCTACACCTGGACAAGTATTGATTGAATTGTGTGGAACATAACCATTGGAACCCGGTTTCCATGTCAAGGATTCAAAGTTGTATTCGTTCACCAACAGCCAGAATACTGAGGTGCCATGTTCTCGATTGCTCTCCGGATAGTAACAATAAGGGCCATAGCTTGGATGGTAGTAACCAGCACCACAGCCTCTTTCCATGCAAGTATAGTCCTGCCTGTTAGTATAGTCATTCCAGATGGATACAGCTCCTTTGGGAATAGATCCATCAAATAAAACCCATCTCAAGGTTGTTCCATAGAAAACATTTCCACTCCGACTGAAATATTGTTTGTTTCTGGGCTGTTTCACTGAAGCACTGCTGTCTTCACCTTGGATTGAAAGGACAAGacaagacaggaaaaaaaaaatggaatcatTGAGAATAATTTCCCTCTAAAATTCACTGGGCCATTTTCTATATTGGTCTAAACTGGAACAAGGAGTTCCTCAACACAGCTCCTTGGATTTTTGCAGTTGTTGGGCCTGTTTTGTAATGATTTCTTACATTTGTTCTAGTGTGCTTttaaagtttttgttttaaaaaacacccaaCGAAACTGAGGTATGGCCTGCCGATGACCTCCTATAATTTAAAAGGCAAATTTGCtcctttttgaattaaaaaaaattctagagcTACAGTAAAAAAGTGTCACTTCACTGAGGCACTGACCCACTATAGCACTATAAcccaagaaagaaaggaggagaccaTAAGGGAACATATTTTTCcaatatgtcttggaattaaaaagaaaacttcctTAAGGGTGGGAATAAACTGGTGCTAGGCTTTGACAGAAAGTAGGCTAGGACAAGAAAAATGTTGGCTGGATGCTGTTGAAAAGTTACGTCTTTGTAACTTAGCTTACGTTTGTGAGATTTAGAATCTGGCAGTTCTGTAATATCTGTATTCAGTAGTGGGCTGCTGTTACAATACTACATAGCAGTCAGCAAAGTGACTGTTAAACAATGGGACCAATGCATAACAGTATGGGTTTCACATTAGTCCTGATGTACATTGGGCATCAGTACACATTGTGCACTATTGCTGGTGTTCAGtgatatgttgtttttgttaactgtctttgagttgatcttgacccatggcaacacggtggatgagacatctccaagacttcctatccttcactgctctgcttaattcctgtaaACTCACACCCATTACCTCCCTAATAGAGTACAttcatcttgcatgtggccttcctctctttctacttccctccacctttcctagtattattgtcccTCCCCCCAgagattcatgtcttctcatgatgtgcccaaattatgacagccttaattttgtcatcttggctttcagagagatttctggcttgatctgatccacttgtttgtctttttggctatccacagaaTTCTCAATGCTCTTCcccagcacaacatttcaaatgaattgatttctttcCTATCTTATTTCCAAATTGTCAagctctcacatgcatacatCATAATAGGAAATGGAATGGCTTGTGTGATtccaacttttgtgctcagttgtgtatctttgcattttagcatCTTTTCAGTGATGCACCTTCACAGTGACCATTACACAATGGGGCTGATGCATACCAGAATGTGCCTCACATtggtcccaatgtgcatcagactTGATATGCATTGGGCACCAGTGTATATCGGGCATTCTTGCTGATGTTCAGTGATGCACCTTCATAATCCACTAGTAGGACTTTCTAGCATCTCTGCTATGCAGCTAAATATGCATAAGGTTGTGTAACATAATTgatgatacaggattctggcaagcatttgcacatttaaaaaaaaagtttgaaaatttCAGTAACAAATGTTACAAGCCCCCAACACATTTGTCCTGTCTGGAGGAGCCCTGCTTTACAGAAATATTAAAAatccaagattttaaaaaaaatgattctgAGTTGAGACCTCTGGAAACCCAAATATCTCACCCACACCATTTCCCCCCCGACCAAGTTGGCTTATTCTGCTGAAGGGCTCTGGATGCAGGATTTTAAATTTATACAGATCAGAGGGATGAGCCTGATAACTCCTTTgcagaaacaaaaccaaaagcaGTATGAAAACTAGAAATGGATATCTGGTCACTTCtagtttatttttctttgtcaCTATTTTTCATGTGCACCAGTTTTCAGGTCTGTTGATGACCACTGGGGATAATGGGTAATCatgccagtgtggcatactggtttgagtgttggactatgactctggagatcagggtttgattccctacttggccatgaaactcactgggtgaccttgggcaagtcacatattctcaatctcagaggaatgtaatggcaaacctccttcaaggaaatcttgccaagaaaaccagatAGTAGGGTtgatctagggttgccataagtcagaaatgacttacaACAACAATCTGAGGTTTGCCGAACATTTGACCCCCAACCTGCACCCTACACCTGCTTCAGTGATGCTCTGATGAATTGTGATAGGACCCCATAGGAGTCTGTGCTTCTGCTTGGTTTACTGTCACTAGCTGGATGTGTCTCTTTCAGTGTCCCACTCATCACTGCCACAGAACTCCATCCCTTGGGGGTAGTTGGCTGGATTTTAAAGTTTCAGTGATCAGATCAGGGGACAGTTCATCATGACTATGTGTCTGACACAAGATTTTGCCCAACATTTCCAGGGATGTATCCTTTATTACCTACCAACGTTCATTAGAGGGCCTTTTTCTACGGTTCTGTCCAGGACTGTGAGGACAATCTCCTTGCCATGGACACCATGCTCATCCATAATCAGAGACACGAAGAGTatctggcttaatgagactacttgtgaaagggatctgggagtcctagtagaccacaagttgaacatgagtcaatagtgtgatgcagcagctaaaaaggccggtgcaattcaaggctgcatcaatagaagtatagtgtctacatcaagggaagtactgtatatacttgtgcaTAGGTCAACCTGGTGTATAAATCAAGGGTAGATTTTGAAGACACAAATCTGGATTTgactatgacctgtggataaattgagggtaaaactgaAGGGCATGTAACCAGGCTGAGAAGAAGCTTGGGGAGTGAACGTTGTATCCTCCCAGCCCAGCTGCCTCCTTTGGAAAAAAACATGCTGGGAAGAGGCTTGAAAAAGGAGCATTTGCTCCTCCGGTGTCTTCCCAGCCTTGAGtctccctgtccagttccttgTGTAGGTCATgcaccaaggtgaccatggctgtctctgttccatagccaggcttGAAAcctgattgaaatggatctagataatatGTTTTATCCAGAAATCCTTGGAATTAGGAAGCCACCATACATTCCAATGCTTTGCCtaaaaatggtaggttggacactggtagataattattcattatagtgggattcagagattttttttttcaataaagaTTTCATAACTGCATCCTTTAGGCATGTTGGAAAGCTTCCTTattgtagggaggcattgactACCCTTTTCATTCATTCAGCAAGTTCCCCTCTGGcttgtttaataagccaagaagtaGTGGCTTTCATCTCTCCAAGGATCTACATCATCaggttgcacaaattgaaaagtatccattaacactggacagacaggtgccaaggttacatccactggcacTGTATCAACTGTAGCATCCAAGTTGGAGCAAATCTGAGCAACTTTATCTGTAAAGTGCCTGCAAATTCTTTGCAGCAAAGAATTATATATAAGACAGTAACTAGAAGATGAATTATCTAGAGCAACAGTGACAACATTTTTTGGTTGAAGCATTGTATGCAGTGTTGATGGGAGATGCTGGGGGTTCCATATGTATATGAATCCTCCCAACAAACAGTTGTCCCTATTTTGACACATGCATATAGACATGTAAACACTTTCTGTCTTCCTTCACATATTGATTTCAATGTTGTTTTAAGTGATTCTTATATATGATTATTTCtatatgtagaaataatgctgttggtcaacactttaagtgctgtagctccatcctatggaatactgagatttgtattagccttctctgccaaagagtttgggtatgtcacaaaactacaaatcacagtattctgtaggacagagccctggcaattaaagtggtgtcaaacagcattatttctgcagtacagatgcaccctaaCACAGACTGGACAAAATCCAAACTGGGTTTGTTTCATTAGAAAAGAGAGCGATATGGATAGAAACGACACATCAtagctttttatatatataaataatagccACAGGGCATTTTCAGTTACACTGTAATAATCCCATCTCCATATCTGCTAAATGTTTAATTTGGAAAGTCATGTTTGAAATAATTCCATCTGCATACCTGTAATAATCCCATCTGTATTAATCCCATCCACATATCTGCTGAATGTTTAATTTGGAAAGTCATGTTTGGAATTGTGACATTTGGTAATCATACCAGTTTAAAGTCAATATCATATGATTGGCAAATGCTGCAGTTTCCAATGTGACTGGCCAAATTATATGCTTCATCATAGATTACAGTTGGCTATGTTGTACAGTTGCTATACAGCTGGCTAACGGAGTCAGTGTTTTTGATAATTGTTCCAGCTCACAGTTAACATCTTTGTTAAGTGGAAATCTCCATTTATTGGTCTGCCCACCTATCTGTTGTTATGTGCGTTTAATTTGAGTTATGTTGACCCTGTCTTGGGATTTTCTTgagaagatttcttcagagaagatttctcatttgcccttctctgacgctgagagtgtgtgacttgctcaaagccaCTGAGTTAATCAATCAGTCAATGAATTAGTAATTATTATGGCCTATGATGAGCAATGCAAAAGAAAAACCATACAACAGTTTATTAAAGAGAATCTGGAAGACAAGGAATAAAACAGACCACACTTTCAAGTGGAGAGGCTGATAGATTGTTTCTTAAACCAGCTTTTACATAGTCACCCAGCTTGTCTTCATGGCTGAGAGTGGATTTGAATCCTCatgtcccagagtcctagtccaacactcaagccccCATACTACACTGCTATCATCTGCTTATCTATTTTGTTGCTGTtcgttgttgtgtcccttcaagtcatccccatcttatggcaatcctaaagtgaccctgtgatggggttttctaagcaggatttgttcaaaggggcctttgtttgctttcctttgaggctgagagtgtgtgacttgctcaaggtcacccagtgggtttccatagctaaaaGGAGATTCAGCattgtagcccagtgctcaatgacactactacaccacactaattCATTCTACTTATCTATGTAGATCTACATTGATCCAACAAAGACTTCTCAAGTGAATATTTGTCTGCTTGTTCTTTTGGAAGGTAAGTGTTATGTTATGATTTTTAAGTGCTGCAGACAAAGTCATCTATTAGTGTAATAGTAATACTGAagatttgcaagatttgttcttgacaGTCCATTCTTTATAAGGAAAACACTTTTATAAATATGCTGTATAAATCTACTTTATTCCTGAGACCCTAATATCATTTAGtgatgtgttattattattattattattattattattattattattaattatttgaaaGAATGGGTTTctatctacaaaagctcatgttaaaataaaaaccagttagtcttaaaggtgttgccacattccgttttttcttcccctcctttcctcctttttttgctgcAAGACACTAACAAGCCATTTCTTTGAAAATTATGCTTTTCATAATCTGTCACAGCAGGAGTGCACATTCAGTAGTATAGTATCACAGATTCaaaaagttggaagaaaccacaagggccatgtactccaacctcctgccatgcaggaattcacaatcaaagaacccctgacatatgatcatccagcctctgtttaaaagcctccaaagaaagagactccaccacactgggagggagtgtgttgcactgtggaacagctcttactgacaagaagttcttcctaatgtttaggtagaatctcttttcctctagtctgattccattgctccaggccctattccatcctcaatatgacaccccttcaaaaacTTAAAtacaggggtatcatatcacctcttaaccatctcttctccagtctaaacatacgcAGCTCCTCTAGACCCTTTACCACTTTGGTCATCCTcttctggacatactccagcttgtcaatatcctttttgaattgtggtgtccagaattggacacaggattCCGGGTGAGGCCTGACgaaaggagaatagagtggcactatagcTTCATTTgatgtattgatgcagcctaatattgcattggcccttttagctggcgcatcacactgttgattcatgttcaatttgtgatttACTAGGACTTTCATATCCCTTTCATATGTTGCcttgttaagccaggtatcccccaacctatatctgcatttccttttttctgcctaagggcagtaccttacatttctcctcgttgaaattcattttgttagatttggccaagctttctaatctattgaggtcattttgaattttgatcctgccctctggggtattagctactcttcctaatttggcatcatctgcaaatttcataaacatgccctctattccttctcCCCAggaattgataaagatgttgaatagcactgggcccaggacataaCCCTGTGACActccactggccacttctctccaatATGAAGAGGAAGCCTGTGGTAAAAAATAAGTGACAGTTACAAGTAAAGTTCAAAAGTTCATTGCTGAGtagcctttgggtttggcc from Sceloporus undulatus isolate JIND9_A2432 ecotype Alabama chromosome 6, SceUnd_v1.1, whole genome shotgun sequence carries:
- the LOC121933664 gene encoding natterin-3-like; the encoded protein is MDEHGVHGKEIVLTVLDRTVEKGPLMNVGEDSSASVKQPRNKQYFSRSGNVFYGTTLRWVLFDGSIPKGAVSIWNDYTNRQDYTCMERGCGAGYYHPSYGPYCYYPESNREHGTSVFWLLVNEYNFESLTWKPGSNGYVPHNSINTCPGVDVYVGKNHYGLGKVVTKHSAFFLGHDGKEYWYKNYDVLTINKDYLSQKISNVKYIIEQGTYSNQQLTLFFTKVTNNHCASVKKSTTLSKTVSFEHNWEFDITLSTSVSTTATLGIPEVIGMSWGGSSEKSYSWTNGFTQTETNTYSETVEVEVPPNHSCEVAMEGIKMTAKIPFTATVTHHYNNGEKKSATTRGVSDNVVLAQVHTVVKRCEPIESAVPCQS